One genomic region from SAR92 clade bacterium H455 encodes:
- the rnhB gene encoding ribonuclease HII, translating to MKFLAGVDEVGRGPLAGDVVTAAVILPANHGIEGLADSKALSSRQRENLYADITSRALCWSVARCSVAEIDRFNILQATLMAMRRAVMALSQQPDYVAVDGNRLPQWEYRGEAVVKGDGRVECISAASIIAKVVRDAEMKALDITYPGYGFAANKGYGTPQHLEALARIGATPIHRRTFAPVREQLELVQSGLFD from the coding sequence ATTAAATTCCTCGCTGGGGTCGACGAAGTAGGGCGTGGCCCCTTGGCCGGTGATGTAGTCACAGCTGCGGTTATTTTGCCTGCCAATCACGGCATTGAAGGGTTGGCTGACTCCAAAGCGCTGTCTAGTCGCCAGCGGGAAAATCTCTATGCCGATATCACCAGTCGCGCACTCTGTTGGTCTGTGGCGCGCTGCTCTGTTGCTGAAATTGATCGCTTTAATATTTTACAGGCTACCCTAATGGCCATGCGCCGGGCCGTTATGGCGCTAAGCCAACAGCCCGATTATGTGGCTGTCGATGGCAATCGTCTACCCCAGTGGGAGTATCGCGGAGAAGCCGTGGTGAAGGGTGATGGTCGCGTCGAGTGCATCAGTGCCGCCTCGATTATTGCCAAGGTAGTGCGGGATGCGGAAATGAAAGCTTTGGATATCACTTACCCCGGTTATGGCTTTGCCGCCAACAAAGGCTATGGCACACCGCAGCACCTTGAGGCGCTGGCGCGCATTGGCGCAACGCCAATTCATCGCAGGACCTTTGCGCCAGTGCGAGAGCAGTTAGAACTTGTCCAATCTGGTCTTTTTGATTAG
- the lpxB gene encoding lipid-A-disaccharide synthase — protein sequence MNSPTFAIVAGEASGDTLGADLMCALKRLFPNARFEGIGGPKMIAEGFLSFYQMDRLSVMGFVEPLKRLPELLSIRRDIINRCKQSKPAAFIGIDSPGFNLGIEKALHNSGIKTVHYVSPSVWAWHQGRIKGIKRYVDLMLTLLPFEEAFYQQHAVPVAFVGHPLAGQIPRTPDSNGARQQLGLDIDRPLLCIMPGSRGGEVALMGELFLMVARRLLESNPQLQFVIPAANGDRHRQLTEILAEHPQLPVTLIEQQSLLAMEAADAVLLASGTTALEAMLLKKPMVVSYKLGKWTYKLVRPFIKTPFASIPNLLAAEMVVPELIQDEATVDSLSAAVTNALDVNARHLVEQRFEELYKQINLPSGDTAAAAIKKLLCL from the coding sequence ATGAACTCACCCACCTTTGCCATAGTCGCTGGAGAGGCCTCCGGCGATACCTTGGGCGCGGATTTAATGTGCGCCTTAAAGCGCCTTTTCCCGAATGCCCGCTTTGAGGGGATTGGTGGGCCAAAGATGATTGCCGAGGGGTTCCTGTCCTTTTATCAGATGGATCGTTTGTCGGTGATGGGATTTGTCGAACCCCTCAAGCGCTTGCCGGAACTGTTGTCGATACGCAGAGATATTATCAATCGCTGCAAGCAGTCAAAACCCGCAGCCTTTATTGGCATTGACTCTCCGGGCTTTAATCTGGGCATTGAAAAGGCCCTGCATAACAGCGGGATAAAGACCGTGCACTATGTCAGCCCGTCGGTTTGGGCATGGCATCAGGGGCGTATTAAAGGCATCAAGCGCTACGTTGACTTAATGTTGACGCTGTTGCCCTTTGAGGAGGCCTTCTATCAACAGCACGCTGTGCCAGTGGCCTTTGTCGGTCATCCTCTTGCGGGGCAGATTCCACGGACACCAGATAGCAATGGAGCTCGTCAGCAGCTGGGGCTAGATATAGATCGGCCACTGCTGTGTATTATGCCCGGCAGCCGTGGCGGTGAAGTGGCGCTGATGGGCGAGCTGTTCCTGATGGTGGCTCGGCGGCTACTTGAGTCCAACCCGCAGTTACAGTTTGTGATTCCAGCAGCCAACGGCGACCGTCATCGACAGTTAACCGAGATTCTCGCCGAGCACCCGCAATTACCTGTCACGCTCATCGAGCAGCAGTCGTTACTGGCCATGGAGGCAGCTGATGCGGTATTGCTCGCCTCCGGCACCACTGCCTTGGAAGCTATGCTGTTGAAGAAGCCAATGGTGGTGAGCTACAAGCTCGGCAAGTGGACTTACAAGCTGGTGCGTCCCTTTATCAAGACGCCTTTCGCCTCAATTCCCAATTTGCTGGCCGCTGAAATGGTAGTGCCAGAGCTGATTCAAGATGAGGCTACGGTGGACAGTCTTAGCGCCGCTGTGACCAATGCCTTGGATGTGAATGCGAGACATCTAGTGGAACAGCGCTTCGAGGAACTCTATAAGCAAATTAATTTGCCATCTGGTGATACCGCCGCTGCTGCAATTAAAAAGTTGCTTTGCCTGTGA